Proteins encoded within one genomic window of Spirochaeta cellobiosiphila DSM 17781:
- a CDS encoding molybdenum ABC transporter ATP-binding protein yields the protein MSLDFSVELPRRDFLLHLEGQFEEDVLGIYGPSGAGKTTFFRLLAGLDHPQTGHIYLNDRPLVDVEKKIFVPPYQRRMGVVFQEKLLFPHMNIEKNLTFGQKYTTTNRVSLNKVVELLDLGPLLKSMPVEISGGEQQRVAIGRALLTSPELLLLDEPFNAVDNTLRHVILAYLRRLQRELNIPLLVISHDLPDIQRLTNHVYLINKGQCVGHGSVYELFGQGGFSQEGHELVNVLNLVALTEEAKDGVYNCLLKDAPSVMIKTPFVDKKEFSVVIHPREIALSIQFIQGISMQNQLKGVITRFVEKGDGVYCFIDAGVTLAAEVTQTAIINMNLALGNEVYCLFKAHSLRTENE from the coding sequence ATGAGTCTTGATTTTAGTGTGGAACTACCTAGAAGAGATTTTCTTCTTCACTTGGAAGGACAGTTTGAGGAAGATGTTCTGGGAATTTATGGTCCTTCAGGGGCAGGCAAGACTACCTTCTTCCGTCTTCTGGCTGGTCTTGACCATCCTCAAACGGGGCATATTTATTTGAACGATCGTCCCTTAGTGGATGTTGAGAAAAAGATTTTTGTCCCTCCCTATCAGCGACGGATGGGCGTTGTCTTTCAAGAGAAGTTACTGTTTCCCCATATGAATATAGAGAAGAATCTAACTTTTGGTCAAAAATATACGACCACTAACAGGGTATCTTTGAATAAAGTAGTCGAATTATTAGATCTTGGTCCCTTGCTTAAGTCTATGCCAGTAGAGATCTCAGGGGGAGAACAACAAAGAGTGGCCATAGGAAGAGCTCTTCTTACCTCTCCTGAATTATTACTATTAGATGAACCTTTTAATGCTGTTGATAATACATTACGTCATGTGATTCTTGCTTATCTAAGGCGATTACAAAGGGAGCTTAATATCCCGCTTTTAGTCATCAGTCATGATTTGCCAGATATTCAAAGATTGACTAATCATGTTTATCTCATAAATAAGGGACAGTGTGTAGGGCATGGCTCTGTCTATGAACTCTTTGGCCAGGGGGGATTTTCTCAAGAAGGGCATGAGTTAGTGAATGTCCTTAATTTGGTCGCCTTGACAGAGGAAGCTAAGGATGGTGTTTATAACTGTCTTCTGAAGGACGCCCCTTCAGTAATGATAAAAACTCCCTTTGTGGACAAAAAGGAATTCTCTGTTGTCATACACCCAAGAGAGATTGCCCTTTCTATCCAATTTATTCAGGGTATTTCTATGCAAAATCAGTTGAAAGGTGTCATTACAAGATTCGTTGAGAAAGGTGATGGTGTCTATTGTTTTATTGATGCAGGTGTAACCTTAGCCGCTGAAGTAACTCAAACGGCTATCATAAACATGAATTTAGCTCTCGGTAATGAGGTTTATTGTTTATTCAAAGCCCATTCCTTAAGGACTGAAAATGAGTGA
- the modB gene encoding molybdate ABC transporter permease subunit, which translates to MNVSHVLSALLLSIKVGILSTVFNLPFALAVVYIMARWNFKGKTLLDGFINLPLVMPPVTTGYLLLLILGKKGFIGAILFEIFHIRIAFTSVAAVIASMVVSFPLITRSIRISMDMIDPKLERAALTLGANRWQVFFRITLPLVLPGIVNGMILGFARSLGEFGATMTFAGNIEGKTRTIPLAVYALLQIPGRDSDAAILVLISIGISFCSLFLSSYLNKQLKNRGAGIYES; encoded by the coding sequence ATGAATGTATCCCATGTCCTTTCTGCTTTATTGTTGTCTATTAAGGTGGGAATCTTATCTACTGTGTTCAATCTCCCCTTCGCTCTGGCCGTGGTTTATATCATGGCTAGATGGAACTTTAAGGGAAAGACTTTACTTGATGGATTTATTAATCTGCCTCTGGTTATGCCCCCTGTAACCACGGGGTATTTACTTCTGCTCATTCTTGGGAAAAAAGGTTTTATTGGGGCCATCCTTTTTGAGATATTCCATATAAGAATTGCTTTTACTTCTGTGGCTGCTGTGATCGCTTCTATGGTGGTTTCCTTTCCTCTCATAACAAGAAGTATCCGTATCTCCATGGATATGATCGATCCAAAATTAGAAAGGGCGGCTCTAACTTTAGGTGCCAATAGATGGCAGGTCTTCTTTCGGATAACCTTACCTTTGGTTCTACCGGGTATCGTTAATGGTATGATTCTTGGTTTTGCTCGAAGTTTAGGTGAATTTGGAGCCACCATGACCTTCGCAGGGAATATTGAAGGGAAAACACGTACCATTCCTCTAGCTGTCTATGCGTTGCTTCAGATTCCTGGGCGAGACTCGGATGCGGCCATATTAGTTCTTATATCTATTGGGATTTCTTTTTGCTCCCTGTTTTTATCTTCCTATCTTAATAAGCAATTAAAGAATCGAGGAGCTGGTATTTATGAGTCTTGA
- the modA gene encoding molybdate ABC transporter substrate-binding protein, which yields MYKKQKEVLVTIMFLACFSVFAGGSKEARTETQTKSIIVFNAASTTDIIEELAVLYQEKTGIEIKSNPASSGTLAKQMENGAEVDVYISASKKWMDYALSLDVMAESDSFVKNRLVLIAPENSEVSEVSLEKGTDFPSLFTGYLSMGDPEHVPAGKYALEALTNYNWYTQVKDRILPGADVRAALRVVELGEADFGIVYETDAKKSEDVKIVGYFPEDSHTPVTYFCGYLKDRSEAAKGFYTFLMESEAASAVYAKYGFSK from the coding sequence ATGTACAAAAAACAAAAGGAAGTCCTGGTTACTATAATGTTTTTGGCCTGTTTTTCTGTATTTGCCGGTGGCTCAAAAGAAGCCAGAACAGAGACACAGACCAAATCTATTATAGTGTTTAATGCGGCTAGTACGACGGACATTATTGAAGAACTGGCTGTGTTATATCAGGAAAAGACTGGTATCGAAATCAAATCAAATCCTGCATCCAGTGGGACATTAGCAAAACAAATGGAAAACGGCGCTGAAGTTGATGTTTACATTTCTGCTTCTAAAAAATGGATGGACTATGCTTTGAGTCTTGATGTTATGGCTGAAAGCGACTCTTTTGTCAAAAATCGTCTAGTCCTTATTGCTCCAGAGAATTCTGAGGTCTCAGAAGTTTCTCTGGAAAAGGGTACTGACTTTCCTTCCTTATTTACTGGCTACTTGTCCATGGGTGATCCAGAACATGTCCCTGCTGGTAAATATGCCCTGGAGGCTCTCACTAACTACAACTGGTACACACAGGTAAAAGATCGAATCCTCCCGGGAGCGGATGTACGTGCTGCCTTACGTGTTGTCGAATTGGGGGAAGCTGATTTTGGCATTGTTTATGAAACGGATGCTAAAAAATCAGAAGATGTTAAGATCGTCGGGTACTTTCCTGAAGATTCCCATACCCCTGTGACATACTTTTGTGGTTATTTAAAGGATCGTTCAGAAGCGGCGAAGGGCTTCTATACATTTCTAATGGAATCAGAAGCAGCTAGTGCTGTGTATGCCAAGTATGGTTTCTCAAAGTAG